From Oryza brachyantha chromosome 9, ObraRS2, whole genome shotgun sequence, a single genomic window includes:
- the LOC102716440 gene encoding probable NADH kinase has product MALRRVLLFLKPFDVYPPRPLAATSATPPPPPPRVSNPKVLSYLDDRCRVHKETINLCESVLRRKSIECISVQRNDFSNPIHDVDLVISVGGDGTLLRASHFLNSSIPVLGVNSDPTCPDEVDELTDEFDARRSTGHLCAATAANFEQILDATIDGTRQPSELSRISVKLNGLELPTYALNDILVSHPCPASVSRFSFRKRSSTGQTSHLINCRSSGLRVATSTGSTAAMLSAGGFVMPISSHELQFMIREPISPRDADKPLLHGLVKQGQHILVVWYNEDGAVYFDGSHVMHSIQHGDILEISTDAPILRVILPEILLKQGY; this is encoded by the exons ATGGCGCTCCGCCGCGTGCTCCTCTTCCTCAAGCCCTTCGACGTCTACCCTCCCCGCCCGCTTGCCGCCAcctccgcgacgccgccgccgccgccaccgcgtgtCTCCAATCCCAAG GTATTAAGTTATCTGGATGATAGGTGCAGAGTTCACAAGGAAACAATCAATCTCTGTGAAAGTGTACTACGGCGCAAATCCATTGAATGCATTTCAGTACAGCGAAATGATTTTTCTAATCCAATACATGATGTGGATCTTGTGATTTCTGTTGGTGGCGATGGCACTCTTCTACGGGCTAGCCATTTTTTGAATAGCTCAATCCCTGTTTTAGGTGTTAATTCAGATCCTACTTGTCCTGATGAG GTTGATGAGTTAACTGATGAATTTGATGCAAGGAGAAGCACAGGACATCTTTGTGCAGCTACTGCTGCAAACTTCGAGCAG ATACTTGATGCAACCATTGATGGTACTAGGCAACCTTCAGAGTTGTCAAGGATCTCAGTGAAGCTAAATGGACTTGAGCTACCAACTTATGCTCTGAATGATATATTGGTGTCACACCCCTGTCCAGCAAGTGTATCACGATTCTCATTTAG GAAGAGAAGCAGCACTGGACAGACCTCGCATTTAATTAACTGTAGGTCAAGTGGTCTCAGGGTCGCAACATCTACTGGATCTACTGCTGCTATGCTATCAGCGGGAGGATTCGTGATGCCAATTTCAAGCCATGAGCTTCAGTTCATGATAAGGGAGCCCATTTCTCCAAGGGATGCTGACAAACCACTGCTGCATGGGTTAGTTAAGCAAGGCCAACACATACTTGTTGTTTGGTACAATGAGGACGGTGCCGTGTATTTTGATGGTTCACATGTAATGCACTCAATTCAGCATGGAGATATACTGGAGATCTCCACTGATGCTCCAATCTTAAGAGTTATTTTGCCAGAAATTCTGTTAAAGCAGGGATATTAG